In a genomic window of Helianthus annuus cultivar XRQ/B chromosome 10, HanXRQr2.0-SUNRISE, whole genome shotgun sequence:
- the LOC110886303 gene encoding probable E3 ubiquitin-protein ligase LUL4: protein MGISFSNRRRNNNNNNYYHQNPPSQLISSSPYPPPDPSYSSPPYIYSPPPPPPALPLPAPPPYHPYTTDGTGPGTGTNYSNNNNMMMVRPNYGVYNHHHHPPPPPGYGYGWGPPMRPPQMVPVPPPLPPPAYVEHNQAKKVKNHVNLHKDTLKVEVDKENPDCHLVSFVFDALFDGSITIYYFAKEEPDCKFIPVYPDAFVPVKVPFQKGIGQRFQQSSGTGIDLGFFDYDSLSKPSSGEDVYPLVICAETTAPLISIDDHPYDPLQNTVSTPRKQITQAVLEKNNGDSFKVRVMRQILWIDGVRYELREIYGIQQSEESFDDTDSGKECVICMTEPKDTAVLPCRHMCLCSECAKALRLQSNKCPVCRQPIEELMEIKVNSSDE from the exons ATGGGTATCTCCTTCAGCAACAGAAgaagaaacaacaacaacaacaattacTACCATCAAAACCCACCTTCTCAACTCATCTCTTCTTCCCCATACCCTCCCCCCGATCCTTCCTACTCATCTCCGCCCTACATCTActctccgccaccaccaccgccggcaCTCCCACTGCCCGCACCCCCACCCTACCACCCCTACACCACCGATGGAACTGGACCTGGAACTGGAACCAattactctaataataataatatgatgaTGGTGAGGCCTAATTATGGGGtttataatcatcatcatcatccgcCACCGCCGCCGGGATACGGGTATGGTTGGGGCCCACCGATGAGGCCGCCGCAGATGGTGCCGGTGCCGCCGCCTCTGCCGCCGCCGGCTTATGTGGAGCATAACCAGGCTAAGAAGGTGAAGAATCATGTGAACTTGCATAAGGATACTTTGAAGGTTGAGGTTGATAAGGAGAATCCTGATTGTCATTTGGTTTCCTTCGTGTTTGATGCTTTGTTTGATGGCAG CATAACAATCTATTACTTTGCAAAAGAAGAGCCCGATTGCAAGTTTATTCCAGTATACCCGGATGCATTTGTACCAGTCAAAGTCCCTTTCCAAAAAGGAATCGGTCAAAGATTTCAACAGTCATCAGGAACCGGCATTGACTTAGGATTCTTTGACTACGACTCTCTTTCGAAACCATCATCAGGAGAAGACGTGTATCCACTCGTGATATGCGCCGAAACCACCGCACCTTTAATCTCTATTGATGATCATCCTTATGACCCGTTACAAAATACCGTTTCTACCCCTCGTAAACAGATCACACAAGCGGTTCTGGAGAAAAATAATGGGGATTCTTTTAAAGTTAGAGTTATGAGACAGATATTGTGGATTGATGGAGTTCGTTACGAGTTACGTGAGATTTACGGAATTCAGCAATCTGAGGAAAGTTTCGATGATACGGACTCTGGAAAAGAGTGTGTTATTTGCATGACTGAACCTAAAGATACAGCTGTACTTCCATGCAGGCATATG TGTCTATGCAGTGAGTGTGCAAAAGCGTTGAGACTTCAATCTAACAAGTGCCCGGTCTGTCGTCAACCGATTGAAGAGCTAATGGAGATTAAAGTTAATTCAAGTGATGAGTGA